In the genome of Mauremys reevesii isolate NIE-2019 linkage group 6, ASM1616193v1, whole genome shotgun sequence, the window ATTGCTATCAGGAGTCCTAACTGGCCTACGGCTACTGTGGTGTTTAAGTGGGAAGGGATGCTTAGCAGAGGCCAATTCTGCAAAACTAATACTAGTGTTATTTAAAGGGTTACAGTCGTGCTTTACACCTAGTGCATCTACACTATGCACATGTGTACAAAAGCCTAAGGTACATCTACAAAAGAGGAAAGCTTTGGCTGCTTGTAACACTAATATTAATGTTGGAAACATTTCCAAGATTTCAAGTTGTCTTTTGCACTACTCTATGGATTATGGttatacagtactgtactgtacttccTGTACATCTAAATAAGGAAGGAACATGAAGGACAGTTGTCAAAATAATAATGCACATGAATTCTGATtaattcattttcctgtgtgcCTAAGAGTCAAATGAGTTATTACAACTGTCCCGTGTGTATAGCACATTTGTGTAGTACTGTTTCAAATGACtgttaacttcaaaaagggaacAGGTAATGGCTGAAGTAATCCCTGATTATAGTCTTCAAAAGTGGAAAGAAAACAATCAGGTAGACAATGCAATTACACTACTGTAGGTATAGAAAAGTTTGACTTTCAAATGGGGCCATGCATGAAAACGGGTTGTAGTATTGTACATACTAGCTTGTGCCAGTGACCAAATCAATTAACGACTAAAAATATTGCAAGAATGCCCAGCCCTAGCCCCACAACTACCTTACTTTCAAATGCAgcaaaacagaagaaaatattGTTCAAAGTTAAGGCACAGCCCTGGGACCAAAGacctgcagcttttttatttatatatcttTATGTATTTTATAGTTTTTCTCAAATCTTCCATAAACAAGCTCTAAGGTGACATAGAATATATTACAGGAGAAAAAATGTACAAGGAGTATGTATACATAATATTCATTCTCTCACCAAGAGTTTCCAAATATAGCAACACCAACCTGTCAAGGATGATGTTATAATAAGAACTGATAATTTACAATTAACATTACAGTATGTACATTACAATAAATACATGGTTGTAAACAGAGACAAACAAGACTGTATTACAGGTAAGGTCATTTGGTGAGAAAAATGCAtggcacaaaataaaataaataatgcattttaaaagaatCGTCGAAGCTTTCTGTAAAATCCATTtcattcaagttttttttaaaacctttgaaTGCAATTTGTTCTACCTGTATTCGCTCATAATTTTTAACAATAATGCAAAAAAAAccaattaaaaataacaaacacaGCATTACTGTAACTTGCAAGCTAAAGTGTACTCTTATAATCAAatgcaggtttttcttttttaccCATTCAGTACCCAACTCATTGCACTTTCTTATGGCAAAAATATTTAGAACATGTAAAGCCACTTGtaaattgtattatttttaaagcagTGTGCAATGCTAAAGCACActtcagcaaagaaaaaaaaagattgtacAGTGCATTAGATCCCTGGCTCTAAGAAATCATATCTTTTTCTACTATTTGATTGTCCATGTGTATGGGTGTATATTTCACAATATGGTGGCATATTCTTTAAGCATATTTGTTTTCAATTAGTGCAGATGTAAAACCCTTTCAGGTCCATATTGATTTTTGGAATTTATATTGCTTTTTTTCATTATTAAGATTCCAGGCACTCTTGGGGATTGAAAGGATTTTTAGATGGGAGTGGGAGCTTAGGGGGAGATGGTGAGGGAAAGAAATGAGCCTGACGCTCCTATCAGCATGGCGAAATCTCTCCATTCACTTTCCCCCTTTGGTATCTTCTCAGATAAAGCCCTTTCGGGGCTAAAGGCAGATAAACCTACAACCTGGAGATAGAAAAATGCAAAATGCATTAAAAGCTAAACCATTATCCAAAGTTTTTTAAATGGGTTTGTATCCTAGATCTTTGAAATTGGTATACCCCTTGTTCATTTCCTATAAAGTCACTGGCTCAACTGAACTCAAGCAAAGGAAATAAGTGCCATTTCCATTTCATCTTGTCAAAAAGTCACCTATGCCTTGTCATTCGATCAGAATTTGTGACAGAAGGAATCTGTTTATTTTCCTAGGCAACTATTTCCCAATCTCACTCATCAAAATTAGTCTTAATAAAGAGTCAACCATAGGAGATAAATTCCTTCCCACTACACATGACCTATCAGTAGAAATGCATAATGACAAGCATGACTCTATAAAACCTCTTTTTCTTTCCAAGTTACTGAAGGCTTGCTTAGGTACTGATCAGATTTCAAAGTAGGATCCTTTCAGCACAACTTGGACATAGGAagagaaacattttgaaattgtgAAGTAATGTGGGGGGGAATCCAAACTTTTCCAAGCATTActggcttgttttttaaaaaaaccttatgaTCTGGCTCTTCGTGCAAGGAAAAGGAGTTCTGAAAAATATGctaaagattattttttaaagacacacacacacttctgaggTGAGCATGTGCTCCAGCTAATCAGAAATTACTGCCCGAACTGCTGACACAAAATAAGTTTTAAGGGAGACTAAATAGGAAATATTCTACTTTTTTGCCACAGCAAATAGGTTGTTCTTATTTAGTGATCTCCAGTTCTCAGCCTCAGAGTGATATTCTAATGGAACTAATTTTTTTAAGCAAAGAGAAGTGTTATGTTTATATAAAAAGATGGTTCATCACTTTTTCATATGGGCCCACTCCTGCAATTCCTGACTTGAGtggtcccattggtttcagtgggactacttgtgggAGTAAGGGTGGGGTTGCAGGGTCAGCTCCACTGTGAGGACAAAAGCACAATGCAGACTTCTGCTGTTTGTCtgaaaaaattataataaaaagaaACATAAAATGAATTCCGTCCTACTGAAAGGGTTTCCTGCaacataaacaaaaatatttcatggAAGTCATTGGTATATAAAACAATGGATTTTTATAGCTCAAATCAATGCTATAAAAATCTAACGtgcaaaactaaaaataaaatctataacTAGATAACTAGAAGTATTATCCAGTGTTGCACAGATTTGTACTGAAAACTTGCAAGTTACtctttggaaaaaataaccagtgGCAGATGAAGTTCTGAaggtgtttttttctttaaatataatACCTCAATACATTTAATAATAAAAGTAAGCTCTACAAAAGATCTCTGTTTTACATATAATACAAAATGCAGAGGTCAGTGTAACCCACTTGGtcacactttattttattttttttcagtcatGTATTAGGAAGACTTGAAATTAGAAAACTATGCAATTTCCACAGCTCATCTTCCTACAGGTAACAGATTCATGTTGTGTCCCATTATTCATGTGCATTTGTTTTCCATTAGGAACCTCAGTTCATTCTCTGGCTGTTTTCTTAAAACTCTGATGATGAATGTTACTCAATGCCTTGCttgtaaataaaaacaaaacaaaacaaaacacccaacgCACACCAGCCTTTTGCTGGTAGGCTGTATTCCTCTGAAACCACTTTAGAGACCTGATTTCTTCAATCAAATCTGCCAAATGGAGATCTTATTAAGATGCTGTTCATGGATGTTTTCCCCTTTGCTCTCTCATGCCATGGAGGTGAAATTGTGGTTACAATATTCCTGAGTGCCAAACTGAGTAATTAAGGTCAGTTTTGATCAACAAACGTCCTGGCAGGTGACAGTGAGGTGTGACCATGGTTGTGGCATGTGATATGCACTTTGAAACcattttctaattaaaaaaaaagagagagcgagagacaaagagacagagagaaagaaactGAGTCTTCACACTGTTACGTGTCAGGAGAATGATCTTCCTCTAGTACGCAAGGTTCTGGGTGGCTCTCCTCCCCTTCCACTTCTTCGCCTACTTGCTCGTCAAGAGGAATTTCAGTGGATTCTGAGTCCTGGGTGCAAAGAGTCTTGGAGTCACTGAAGCTGGTGTCTTCTTCCACTTGACTTCCACTGTCCTTTTCAGTGTCTGATTCACCATCTTCCTCCAATGTTAGTTCAAACTGGAATTTTTCAGTTTGGCCCTGCCGACCCTCTTCCTGGTCATCAGGTGCAGGAGAAGGACTCTGAGGGATTGTGCTCTGGTACCATTCACGATTGTCCTCCAGGGTATCCAAGATATCCTGGGCATCAGGGTGAACAAGATCTGCCCATGTCTCCCAGAGAGGATGAACAATGTAGTCTATAAACCCCACCTGTTCCAAGTAATGTCACAATACAAAATTAGGATGAGTACCTCATTCCCCAAAAAAATGCACATATAGGTTATAAAACAAAATAGAAATTCTTGATGCTAGGACAGAGGCTCCTGATGTTCATTCCTTCCCAGAAGAATAGAGTACAATGTCTGAGCATACTACTGTCAGAAACAGGCATGCTGGATACCCTATCTTTAAGAAGGCTGAAAAGAAGCCGTGCTATTCTATGCGGAAAATGGGCTTTTGTAGCATTCTCAACAGATTGCAGTGCTCCAAGCTGAATCCGTAGCTTTTTATTGTGTATTAATGGGAAATGGATATTGGAAagggtttatttttaaatctaattcCCAACAACTTATTCTTATCTCTTAAGCTGAACTGCTATTTTACATACGATTGTGCTATTAAAGGGAAGCTTAATGAAAAGATGTATTGTATTCCTCCTTATAGCACATCCCACATTACAGAacagtgccatgctggagctctttggcccacacacagctatttttaattaTAGGAAATCTCAACTCCTCTTAAAAGCGGAATtaattaaagggggaaaaaattcaaCAACATACATCCAGAAACCCatgcaaataaaacaaatcaaGTGGCTAAGATCCAAGTTTATCTATTAGAATGTATTGGCATGTTATCTCATTACTTATTCAAATGGATTACCTGTGATTTCTCTACAGATGCATTGTGCTTATCACACATGGGACTTATCTCCATGCCCCTCTCTCTTTCCCGGTCTCCCTGACGAAAGAACTCTTCCATTATTCTGTCCGTCCACTGGCGGTACAGCTGGAGTGGCTTGGTTGGATTGCTTAGATCTGCACAGTGTACCATATTCTGTAAAACCTAAAATGGACAAATATATATTATCTACTGAACACCTCCTGTGTTATTAACACTAGAGACGAAAGGCTCTTTTTTCCATTTACACATTTGGTGGCTGCGAAACAGAATCTTGAAAATACAGGTAGCGCAGCATTTATTCTGTACACCAAAAGCTGGATGTGCCTATGTGTGTTTTTCACACTTCCATTAATAGCCACAAATTATCTCACTTCTACAGCTTCTGTCTATATTAAGAGGTAGAAAATGTTTAAGTGCAAGACTGATTCAAAGATGCTTAGAGGTTAGGCCATAGCAAATTAAACCCAGAAAAAATCGTTTCCTAGCTCAAAGCTCAACCAAAGAGCTGGTCAATGCCCAACAGAATGTGATATTGAATGGAAATATGGCACTTGTGGCTAATGAACACGTTTGAAAGGAAAGGGAGAGTGTAATGAGGTGAGAATGGGGACAGAATTAAATGAGACAAATACCCACGTAGGACTGGGGAGACAAACCTAGTAAATGAAGGCTAGTGACTATTTTTCAGCATGGATGATCTTACCTGAATTCTGTCTGAATAGTTATCAAGAAGTAGAACCCCAGAACTTGTCACTTTCTTGGTTTCAACCATAGTTTTCAAATCAGCCAACAGATTCATATGTTTAGACATGTCTGTTGCAAGCACCTTGATGGGGAAGACAAAGCATTAGTAACTAACAtgactgaatgattttttttcaatatttgaaTATGACAGGCACCAAATCACAAAGAGATACAGGTTTATGTTATTGTTTTTTTGGCAAGAGGTATGGGGGGGAACCATGATCCACACATATGACTATATACTTTTTTTTCCTAACTAGGGTTCCCCATGCCGTAAAGGCTGTTGGTTGTGCCAGCCTTTAGTTTTAACTCAAAAGAAGCCCAACATACATGCTTTATACATAATGCAATTTTCACTGCATTTCCTGCATTATGTGCCTAAGTGTATATAATATAGCAGAAAACTATCTAAGGTTTGTTTTGTTAATGCACTCTGAATGCATTAGAAATGGGAAATTCAAGCTGTAACTCACAATGTCAATGACCATTTTCCTCAGTGATTGTCTTTGTTTTTTGGTCAAATTCTGGAAAATGTCACAATTCTCCTCCTGTAGCAACTTGAAACCCACAGCTAAATGATGGTTCTCCAATACCGATGAGTCATTGTACATCAAGGCAAGCTCAGAGTCTGCAAGACAGTCACGAGGCAGAATGTTAACAAAGCTTGTGTTTCCCCCCAGGTtattttttgatttttcagattCCCAAGACAGTTGAAAAGCACATATTACTCTAATATTTACaacagtccttctctgtattccTGCAGGCTGCAAGTCAAACTAACCCCTTCCTAGATTTACCATTTGGAATCTCATGAGATGGTAACGCAGAAAAGTGAGTTCATAATATTTATAACAGGATTTACAGATACACTTTTGTTCCTTCCATATTTTAACTATCTGTATTGGCTTGCACAGAAACAAGCTTTGTGTAACTCAGAGACTATCGGAACTGGTGAAGTAAACTTAAAACTCCAGAAAACCCTAACAAACTGAGGCAGAATATGGGGAACAAGCATAAAGAATCAGATTGGTACTTTCAGAACCCATCAAACGTGCACCAAATCAGATGGAAAATATGGCACTCACACCTTCCAACACAACATTATTAAAGTTAACTCGCATCTGCCTACAACTCAGAGCCAGGAAAACAAAGCTAAGGATTTGACCTGGTTTAAGCATGTAGCAAACAGCTTAATTTTCAATTTATGCACCTCAACAATCTCAGGCACTCTGAGGAATAAAAGGGCCATTAGTATATGAAAACAGCATGTTTTGGGAGGACGGTGACAGGATAATACCAGCGGTGCTTCTCAGTATTCTCTTGGAGAGCCATATGGCTTGAAAGCCCTAAGCAGTGACCTGGCCCAATAACTGAATTGCATGCAACTCACTACTAGTGACAGGATGCTTCCTTTTCAAATGTGAGTATTCTTAGCTCAGTCTATATAGCAGTGAAAATAAAGGGGCTCATGTACCCTCTTAGCAACATCCAGGAACAACTTGTACTTAGATATATGCAAAAGTCTGCATGCATCTACTTAGGCCGATTAACCAGCCTACTTTGGAAATGAAGAGCATATTTTATTCCATTTACGTAGGAGCACAGCTGGATTTTATACACACAACCATTTACATGCCTTTGAGTATATGGCCTATAACGATTGCATTATTGAAAAAGAATACTTTGTATGCAATCACACTTGTCATTTATTGACATTAATTTCTGTTTATTACAGTTTCTGTATCCTAAATCTAGCTGTGCATCAGTCTATTCTACTCTTTGTCCTCGTTATGTTCTTTTATAGACACTGTAGTCTAAAATCCCTTCAGCTCAATGGGGTTGCACATGAAGGCTCTTGTGTTTAGATTTAAGGAGCCTCATTATGTATTCTCCTGCTGTCTCACTCTCCTGTACCGAACACGTGAATCTTGTGATTCAGGAAATCCTTCCTCTACCTTTCTTTGCCTTGAAGGCAGAAAAGCCATAATAGCAGAGAAGAAAAAGACCTTGTTTGTCAACCAACAGCCCTTTCATCTTTCCCAGAAAATTCTGTAAGCGtgtttatttgctatttttccaAGAAGGAACGTGGAAAATTGTAGGAAAATCAGCCTTTCTGGAAGCCAAGGCTGTAAGGAGTGCTCAACACTACTGTTACTCAGAAAGGTTGAGGTCCTGTGGGTGGTTTGATTTTGTTAACATTTGTAATTGCTGTGGAAGAAGGGGAAAGTACCCACATGTTATTCAATATAACAATCTTGTTAGCGGCTCCCGGTATGTTTGTGAGAAAAGATTGAAGAAAAGTATGGCTTTATATAGTTGCTCTCCCTCAGGGATTACGATTGAGGGGGAGCACCTTAATTCCCCACAGCTCCAAGGGACCTTTGCCAAAGAGGCTGGTCAGGGGATGCAGAGAGGCTGTATCTCCTCTCAGTGCCCTAGCCACATCCCTCCTGGTCAGTGGCAGACATTTTGGGTGCCATAAATCAGTATATATACTTTTAGAtgaactgtcaagtatcagaggggtagctgtgttagtctggatctgtaaaagcagcaaagagtcctgtggcaccttatagactaacagacgttttggagcatgagcttttgtggatgaatacccacttcgtcggatgcatgtagacgAAGCATGTAGacgacatgcatccgacgaagtgggtattcacccacgaaagctcatgctccaaaacgtctgttagtctataaggtaccacaggactctttgctgcttttttagatGAACTGTTCCTCTGTTTGGGGGAGTGTCTTTGTCCCCAAAGATGGTGATGCATTTTCTACTGTTTTTCTCTAATCCTTTTAAAGTCTGAGTCCCCACTGAATTTAATACTTGTAAAAAGAGCTCCAGTGAGAACCTTTTTGGAGACTGGCAttctctgtttatccacagagtGAATAAAACACATGTAGTGACAGTACAGACTTCTATATGGTGTCATGGCAATGTACCTCCAACCTAACTGGCAGGGAACACTAtcctggggggagagacagtgttgTGCAGTCTCCATTGCCCTGAAATCCTTGGCCTCTCTTTAGCCTGCCAACAAGAGTGCCAATTAGTGCCAAATGTAATGTGGCATCTTGTCCAGTGGTGACTGGACTAAAGTGATTGTCTCATTTCTTATAAGTCACTGAATAACTATATAAATAgttgggctggatttgaactgttTACCCAGAAGTAAAGAGCTTTATATACCACTATCAGTCCCTTGAGTTGGTCAATCACCCAATGATAATCTCACAAAAATTCAGCAACCTCCCcagaaatgaataaaaataattccCAGATTTAAATGCTTTTACTTAAATTAAACTAAATTCTTCTCATTCTATAGCAGTTCCATGCCCTCATAATAGTGTGTTATCATTGAGTGTACCCACAAAATGGTTTGTTTACATCTTGGGAGATTTAATATTAAGTGCTTTTTTGCACACTAAGCCTAGTTCACTTTGTTCCTATGTTGCGCTGTTGTATTGTATTGTTCCTATGTTGCACTTGCTAGcaatacaactttgaaacttcTGTGACATCCCCAATCCTCCTCCTTGTGGATGAGTCACCAATTTGCATTTCACTATAGGGTAGCCCGCAGGCCATTAAAGCacataaaaataaattcaaataaTGATCAGGGTCTGATTTGAACTTATAACAGCAAAAAAGTCAAAGCTGGAACACGCTCCCTCAGACTGCTGGGTCATGGCATTGTAGCACTGGTGCAACAGAGTCAGTCAATGCAGAAATTACCTACAGTATCTACTAACATGTATGAAGATGGGTTAAAGATGCACCCACAGACATGATTCCATTTTCTTGATTTTTCCCCCTTGCTTTCTCAGACCCTCAATGTAATTTCAACCTTGATATTTCTGGTGAGCTACAGCTCTTacccattttttttcttatttaatagAAACCTTACATAACTTCCACTTATTTCAGGAGAACTACCACCATTCTGCCCCTAGTGGGTGACACTGCTAGAGTTCATCCACCTAGTAACTCCTGCACCCTTTGAGTATATGTCTAGGGTTAAATTACTTGCAGAATGACTATCAGATTAAAATACAAACACGTGTATATTCTAAGAAAAGGTAAGAGAAGGGTATGAAGTGGAAAAGCTTGTGCTTCTCATTTTCTATGCACATATCTTACAGGATACCAAGTAGAAACTGTAaatattacaaacaaacaaacaaacacacacttacTTGTGTTGATAAGAAATTGGTTTGAAACCCCAGGGTGATCAACATCATGTATTGCACTGGCAAAAATTGCTGCAAGAATCTCCAGATCAGTGAACACTGCCTGAAAAACCATACAATAGAAACAATAATTACTAACCAAGGAAACTGCCTTTTCAGTAAAAGGACagtacactgattttttttctccttcaaaattcatatttcaaaaaataaaacaaacaaaaacatctttCAACATAGTTTAAATAGAACAGGAACTTCAAAAAGTTATTTAAATATAATCCTCACAAAGTTTTGGAAAATAGTCCTTTACATATACAAGACATTTCAAATTTGGGAATCGACAGGTACTTCCATAAAAGTGCCTGTTTTGTAGAGGTCCTGAGCACTGAAAgcaccactgaattcaatagaATGAGACAATTGTGGGTTTTTCAGCATCTCTCCATAAATAAGGTCATTTGTATTTAGATCACTAAATAtagataggtgcctaaatcttaGCACGTACCCAAGTCTGAAATTTTTGGCCTAACTAATTATTATACACTACAGTGTTACCCCAGGTAGTATATTTATGTTGCATTAAGCATGCTTATATTTCATTATCAACATATAATATGTATTGGTGATGTTAAAAAGGAGCATGCCTCCTAAATGATATTAAGAGAGAATGGTTATGATTTATTATGTCTGTTAGCTGCAAGGTATACATCCTACAATGTACTGATTCTCCTTTTAGAAGCCATTATGAAAATAAACTAGTCAATAACAGTATGTAGGGGAATATTAGTATTTTACTGGCTCAAACACTGCTGAAAACAAGACTCTGAAGGATAGCTGACTCAACAGATCAAGTAATGCTACTGACAATCAGTTTGGCTGCCCACTGGAGCAAGTGGTAATGCAGCTCCATTTATGAACAGAAGCTGAACCTCCTCCTTGCCATGAGGGAAATCTTCTCCAAGAGGACTGATTCCTTTAGGAGCCAACAGACCTCTCAGAGATCTCTAGAGCTCTCCCTGTTCATTCACTTCAAGGGGaaggtgagggagggagaaggcatTCAGCACCTATGAGCCAGAGGGCCAAAATGGAAACCTGGTCTAAGTGGATGCAAATCCTTTTGAATTACTGGAGTTTCAAAGTAAGATGTAAGTTAGGCTTAATCATAGTCTTATAATAAAAGAGGAGAGAGATTCCAATGTTTCTCTAGCTTCCTTTCACCTCAGTGGCTTAAGCTCTCTTTTAAACAGCTCAGATAAAGaggattcattttaaaaaagtctggatttcaaggtttttttaaacaaaataagacAACCCATTAAGGATCTAACATGGGTTTAACACTGCCTGAGTATTGAATGTTACACTGAAGCAAATGTTAGAGAAATTCAGTTTAGAGAAGCAGAAAAATATAAATGTAGTCTTGTGGACAAAAAATGTATCAGtgaaaaaaccaaaaacactgcATTATATTACTTCGGGAAACACATCCTGTCATCGCCTTTTCTGTAtaattcccattggtttcaatgagaACTCCACATGGGAAATGACAGGACATGACCTGTAGTTAAAAGTAGATGGTGAAAGCAGGTTACCACGTTACCAACAGAATGTGGTTGATTTAGCGCTAGTCACTGGACAAATCCAAGTAAATAAACTTGAGTCATCACTAAATTCCCTGAGAAGAGAAAGTCTCATGAAACTATATTACAAAAAACATACTGTCTTACAGACACTGGGATCGTTTACATTTAGCTTAGAAGAGTTTTTGATATTTTACATGCGTGTGTTTCCCTCTCCCCTCTTCCATGGATATGTGGATTTACCTCCAAAGCTGGGGTTGATAGCAGTACGTGGGTAGACTGAACGACATCTGCAGCATGTATGTTGTTGTGATATGCCACATCTGCATGGTAATGGTCTTCTAGGGTCATCAAGTAAGTTACTAAAGTGTCTACtggaattttaaatgtttttaacatATCCCGTTCCTGGAGGAAGGAAGATGAAAACAATTAAGTTTATAAGAAACATAACAATTGATGAATAAAGAGCACTAGTGCTGCTTCCATCTTTCCCACCTGGAAAATGGTATGCATGATGACTGTCAGAGGTCGGTTTCCAGATAGTTCTGCTATTTTGAAAACGTGCAGGCCCCATTTGTTCACATCTTCTAGTTCCTAGAATGAAATTAAgcaaaataaacttttaaatcaaaTACTTAATTttccaattattttttgtttgaaataCCTTCAACAGCAGAGTCATGAAGATTCAAGCTAACAAATTGGATGAACCATTGTGAAAATAATATACTAAACCCTATGACAGTGCTCAAATGAAAGTTTGCTTTTTATGTTGCTGATGATTTATGCATAAGAACCTTATTAATACACATACAACGCTGGTTTATTTTACGTTATGTACTTCTCAGATAGAAAAAATTTCCACTGTGCTCCTGTTGGAACAGAAGTTTACTATACACTCACTTCATTTTTTCAGTGTTCTTGATTTATACTTGcctaagtg includes:
- the PDE4D gene encoding cAMP-specific 3',5'-cyclic phosphodiesterase 4D isoform X3, translated to MAQQTTSPDTLTVPEVDSPQCQNPWLNEDLVKTLRENLLQHEKSKTSRKSSSVSPRLSPVISPRNSPRLLRRMLLNSNIPKQRRFTVAHTCFDVDNGTSSGRSPLDPMTSPGSGLILQANFVHSQRRESFLYRSDSDYDLSPKSMSRNSSIASDIHGDDLIVTPFAQVLASLRTVRNNFAALTNLPDRAPNKRSPMCNQPSINKATITEEAYQKLASETLEELDWCLDQLETLQTRHSVSEMASNKFKRMLNRELTHLSEMSRSGNQVSEYISNTFLDKQHEVEIPSPTQKEKEKKKRPMSQISGVKKLMHSSSLTNSSIPKFGVKTEQEDVLAKELEDVNKWGLHVFKIAELSGNRPLTVIMHTIFQERDMLKTFKIPVDTLVTYLMTLEDHYHADVAYHNNIHAADVVQSTHVLLSTPALEAVFTDLEILAAIFASAIHDVDHPGVSNQFLINTNSELALMYNDSSVLENHHLAVGFKLLQEENCDIFQNLTKKQRQSLRKMVIDIVLATDMSKHMNLLADLKTMVETKKVTSSGVLLLDNYSDRIQVLQNMVHCADLSNPTKPLQLYRQWTDRIMEEFFRQGDRERERGMEISPMCDKHNASVEKSQVGFIDYIVHPLWETWADLVHPDAQDILDTLEDNREWYQSTIPQSPSPAPDDQEEGRQGQTEKFQFELTLEEDGESDTEKDSGSQVEEDTSFSDSKTLCTQDSESTEIPLDEQVGEEVEGEESHPEPCVLEEDHSPDT
- the PDE4D gene encoding cAMP-specific 3',5'-cyclic phosphodiesterase 4D isoform X5; this encodes MSIVMKPRSRSTSSLRTADTICFDVDNGTSSGRSPLDPMTSPGSGLILQANFVHSQRRESFLYRSDSDYDLSPKSMSRNSSIASDIHGDDLIVTPFAQVLASLRTVRNNFAALTNLPDRAPNKRSPMCNQPSINKATITEEAYQKLASETLEELDWCLDQLETLQTRHSVSEMASNKFKRMLNRELTHLSEMSRSGNQVSEYISNTFLDKQHEVEIPSPTQKEKEKKKRPMSQISGVKKLMHSSSLTNSSIPKFGVKTEQEDVLAKELEDVNKWGLHVFKIAELSGNRPLTVIMHTIFQERDMLKTFKIPVDTLVTYLMTLEDHYHADVAYHNNIHAADVVQSTHVLLSTPALEAVFTDLEILAAIFASAIHDVDHPGVSNQFLINTNSELALMYNDSSVLENHHLAVGFKLLQEENCDIFQNLTKKQRQSLRKMVIDIVLATDMSKHMNLLADLKTMVETKKVTSSGVLLLDNYSDRIQVLQNMVHCADLSNPTKPLQLYRQWTDRIMEEFFRQGDRERERGMEISPMCDKHNASVEKSQVGFIDYIVHPLWETWADLVHPDAQDILDTLEDNREWYQSTIPQSPSPAPDDQEEGRQGQTEKFQFELTLEEDGESDTEKDSGSQVEEDTSFSDSKTLCTQDSESTEIPLDEQVGEEVEGEESHPEPCVLEEDHSPDT
- the PDE4D gene encoding cAMP-specific 3',5'-cyclic phosphodiesterase 4D isoform X8, whose product is MSSQVPEEAYQKLASETLEELDWCLDQLETLQTRHSVSEMASNKFKRMLNRELTHLSEMSRSGNQVSEYISNTFLDKQHEVEIPSPTQKEKEKKKRPMSQISGVKKLMHSSSLTNSSIPKFGVKTEQEDVLAKELEDVNKWGLHVFKIAELSGNRPLTVIMHTIFQERDMLKTFKIPVDTLVTYLMTLEDHYHADVAYHNNIHAADVVQSTHVLLSTPALEAVFTDLEILAAIFASAIHDVDHPGVSNQFLINTNSELALMYNDSSVLENHHLAVGFKLLQEENCDIFQNLTKKQRQSLRKMVIDIVLATDMSKHMNLLADLKTMVETKKVTSSGVLLLDNYSDRIQVLQNMVHCADLSNPTKPLQLYRQWTDRIMEEFFRQGDRERERGMEISPMCDKHNASVEKSQVGFIDYIVHPLWETWADLVHPDAQDILDTLEDNREWYQSTIPQSPSPAPDDQEEGRQGQTEKFQFELTLEEDGESDTEKDSGSQVEEDTSFSDSKTLCTQDSESTEIPLDEQVGEEVEGEESHPEPCVLEEDHSPDT
- the PDE4D gene encoding cAMP-specific 3',5'-cyclic phosphodiesterase 4D isoform X6; protein product: MTSPGSGLILQANFVHSQRRESFLYRSDSDYDLSPKSMSRNSSIASDIHGDDLIVTPFAQVLASLRTVRNNFAALTNLPDRAPNKRSPMCNQPSINKATITEEAYQKLASETLEELDWCLDQLETLQTRHSVSEMASNKFKRMLNRELTHLSEMSRSGNQVSEYISNTFLDKQHEVEIPSPTQKEKEKKKRPMSQISGVKKLMHSSSLTNSSIPKFGVKTEQEDVLAKELEDVNKWGLHVFKIAELSGNRPLTVIMHTIFQERDMLKTFKIPVDTLVTYLMTLEDHYHADVAYHNNIHAADVVQSTHVLLSTPALEAVFTDLEILAAIFASAIHDVDHPGVSNQFLINTNSELALMYNDSSVLENHHLAVGFKLLQEENCDIFQNLTKKQRQSLRKMVIDIVLATDMSKHMNLLADLKTMVETKKVTSSGVLLLDNYSDRIQVLQNMVHCADLSNPTKPLQLYRQWTDRIMEEFFRQGDRERERGMEISPMCDKHNASVEKSQVGFIDYIVHPLWETWADLVHPDAQDILDTLEDNREWYQSTIPQSPSPAPDDQEEGRQGQTEKFQFELTLEEDGESDTEKDSGSQVEEDTSFSDSKTLCTQDSESTEIPLDEQVGEEVEGEESHPEPCVLEEDHSPDT